The segment tattgGATTAGGACAATTGGTTAATAGATGCCGTTTAATGAAAACAGGTGGACAGATAAGTTCTCACAGGCTCTGTCGTAGGTGAACCagttctctcttcttcctaatttttttttttaattttcttgaaagACTAGATACCCATTAATATTTTCTCAATGGACATGTTCTTAAAGCTCAAATCGAATATTTTCGAAGTCCAATAAAAAACCATAAGGCCACCCCGGACTGAAATATATTACAAACAAAAAGATCAGCTAATCTTTTTCCCTCtaagaaacaaagaagagataagagagagcTAAATTTTGATCCACATCTTAAAAGTGTAGATTTCTTTGAGTTATAAACAAAGTTTgatatgaattagtattttagattttctatattattatgtttaaactcatatttatatcaaataagattttttttaaaaaattatataatttataaattagtttatttgagattttatatatacactCTTATTTAACTTTCTATTAAACATATGCCTTTTATCCGGATCCAGAAAAATTGAACTGTAAACGACACAAAACTACAGGTTGGATCTGAGAACGAGCAAAATACTTATTAGACTTTTGTGTATATTATGTATACTTGGGtattttagatatgttttcactattatatatatttttgtcatcatattacatatatttgtaaGTTTCAGTTTCAGGGTTTTGGCTATAGTTTTTAGGTTTAGTAACGTTtcaaaaattgaaattatattttggatatttgaaTAAAACTTTGGATATATTTGGTTCTTTGGGTAACATTTCAGATTTTTGgatatttggatattttcatatatttttttttctattttcgtGTATTTTGTGTATTGGTTTTCAGATTTTCAGGTATTTCGAGTTTTCTTGTCCTAAATACCCGAATTAACTTGAACCCAAATTACAAGTACTTTACAAGTAATTGAATAAAAGACTCGAACCGTCCCAGATCTAAAAAATCGACATGAACCCAAACTTAATTTTTCAAATACCTAGTTGAGTCCAAATGTTTAGGATTCGAAAAATTCAGACCTGAAAGGAACTAATTTGTGTGTATtctaaaaaagttatatatttttaagttggtGAGACTTAAAATTACTTAGGAGATATTTGGttaatttaatagtttagatttgtaggttttttcattttgttgaaattatttttttggatttttaataattttaaacttatcttaaaacatgtttattaatttaacataatatgtatatatataattctgtTTTAACAAATGGTTTACTAAagtattttatcaaatttgatttgtaaatatttggaattatataatgtaaaatgACATGGTATAAATTCTGTATTATATATACTAACtcattttcataattaatgtGTAAATATTATAGAGTTATGTTGAgcataaaatatgaattttagagAAAAGTAGTCTTTGACATCACATCATAACATTAATCCGGTCTTACTTTttcttaaagttttaatatcATATAGATTTTATACattcttcttaattattttgtttctatttatCATTCGTTTGTGTCCTTTTAATTTACCGCAATTTTTACCTACTGTTTTCAAtcctctcttttcttctcatAACTTTTAAGTGTTCACAGGCGAAACTAAagtatttaaatacataaattaagGTCCTGGTAACATGTAGCTAGTAACATGCTATCATAAGATCATTAGAAAATCTAAATGTTAAGCAATATTCTGTAGTTTCCAAggaatttgatttttaaaagttgGTGTACCTTCAACTCTCAAATTCAACTAGCGTCATCATGACAATTGaatcatttgaaaaaaaaacaataagacAATAAAGATGTTTATCTTGATCCAAAGGTTGTCTATATATAATGATCAACCACACAACATTTGCTTAAATATGACCATAATATACAACTATAATGCTGTTTACTACTTTGTGAATTTCTCACATCATTGCCTCTCAGCATATGTTGCGACTTCTCTTGCTTATCCCTACATCAACTATTATTATgtttctctaatttttttttaacttcattGAGGAGTTTGATTATCTCAGGCTCTCAAAACGAATGAAACTTTGGATGTGATAATGGGCAGAAGGAAGATCACAAAATTTCAGCACCTGATGCAACTTTGGATTCGGTATGAGTAACCTCTCGGGCCTCATTAGATGTTAACTCAATCTTGTTTATTTTTTGCCAAGTCTGACTTAACTaagttttaaaacttttgtaTCCGTACAAACTCTtctcatattatatatgaaattcacattttggcaaaaaaaaaaaaaaaacgaatgaAACATCTTATAGAAATATGGTGAAGAAATAGAAATGTAGTAATTTAAGGTTTCAAGTATGgtgaagaaataaaaatatagtaatttaaGATTTCAAGTATATTATGGACATATTTAAGCAAATGTTGTGTGGTTGATCATTATATATAAACCTTTGGATCAAGATAAACATCTTTAATGGAAGGAGTTTTCAAGATTGTTAAACGGTGTGATACCAATAAACTCTTCAAACATCGAAATTCTTCATATTGAAAAAAAGCTTACGGAATATATTACAGATGGCAACGGTCAAATGACCCAATTCAAAACAAAAGCACACTTACACAAAAACATAGACAACAGAAATTCActttaaaacttcaaacttaTCAACCAAACAAAATCCACTTACTTCTTAACACAAGCTATTACTCAGTTAGGACTGAAGAACTTAAGCTTAAGTCCTTGAGTAACCATGCTCCATATCCCACCTATGGAGAACGCCAGGCTGAATGCAACTCCTAACCAACCCAATCCCCAATGGAAATACCAATTGAAACTGTACTTGGCCGGCTTCTTGATCAAAACCCACATGAAGCAAGGATAAGCAAACGTGACCGGAAGGGTGAGTCCACCGAGCAAACCCGCGAGACTAGACAGGAAAGGGAGTGCCACGCCGATGAAAAAGGAGACAAAACCAAAAAAGACTCTAAAACCTGATCTGACCCATATTGAACATGGCTTGTTGGTTCGGCTCGTGTAGCCAGCCTCAAAGCTGTCAAAGGCGGGCATAGAGTATATCTGAAAGCTGCTCAGGCAGCTGAAGACTACTAGGAGAAACGCCGTCGCTAATAAACCTCGAGGAATGTCGTGAATGTGGAATGCATAAAGAGCAGCGAGCATACCTCCTGAAGGCATCTGTAATACCaagaaaactatataaataaagCTTATCCTTACGATAATTTTGCTTAAGAAAAACGAACGAAAACTGAACTaaaccacacaaaaaaaacagaaaagacaAGAATAATACACCAAACTAGAGAAGACATAAACCAAGGAGTAAAAGGAACTTACAAGGTTCCCATAAGCCCAAAAACCTCCAATGGAGATTGGAAAGATACACAGAGCAATGAAGAAGTAAGAAACTTTGGCTCCTCTCCACATTGGTACATGAGCCGGATGCTTAAACGTTGATGGCATCGTCGACTACAAAGATTTTTCACTACTCAAAATACAAGTCCAGTATAttgcattaaataaaaatataaacaatttacaTTTTCTTTACCTGAATTTCAAGAACCAAGTTGTGACCTCTGAAGGCAAAAGCTACAATACCAAGAGCATTCAACACAGAAAAAAGCGAACCAGAAAGCGAAGGCATAGCGAGTGGCTCGTAGGAAATAGTGGCTGGTCTTGGTTGACTAACAGAGAGAACCCAAACCATTGTAGAGTAAGTTATCGCAGTCACTGCTCCTATTAAGGAGAGCCCCGCGATGGAATTGAGGTTTGGAAGTTGAGACAGAACGATGCATAGAGAAGTAAACACCAGATACCACTCCACTGTTGTTAAAGGGTTCGAGGTGCATAATGGACCACAGACTATTTGGAAAAAGAGTTTCATTGTCTCTCCACCGATGAGAATAAGAGCTGTCGCAGTTCCTGCTGATAAGTAAACCGTAGGAAACAATGCAAGCCAAACTCCCAATCTTTCTCCTGTTTaaaatcaagaatcaagaatccaaaatatttagtaactagtgagggaattttttttttttttttgtaaaacagtGAGGGAAAAAGTTAGTATCAATGAAAAATGTAGATTTCAGTTACCAAAGGCAGCTTGTGCAAGCTCGACATATCGGTTGTAACGTTTGCCCGGGACAGCTTCGTGTAACTGAACTAGAATCCACAGTGTGTAGAGTTGCCAAATATAGGCTATTGTCAGTGACAGAATTCCCCAACTCCTAAACAACATTAGTCGACATAAAAATGGTTTATTCTTGACTTcttgttttataaaatcttttacTTGATTGCTACTTCAATGGCTTGCCATTACTAAGCCACTGAACTAACCACATATTCAACCTAAGCATAACGAGTTATAAATGATTCAAATGTTCGAACTTGTAAAATTATagtgtttcttttatttttccatataaaatttattttgtctATAAacatcccctagtctatatttgagaagtgatttgccacatgtcttctctacaatcgttttcacaaaaaaattgtgacgtggctattaagattgatgacatgtcatatggttaaatatgacatggacaattaaatataatgctaatatatatttttggaaatctttttagaatatgacaataactcatatattacatttaatattgatttatatttttggtaaactttgtagaatatggtaataactcataaatcatcactaaaataaatatattcaaatatgatattttgaatttcgaaatattatataattttacttttataataataaaatttttattatctaaaattttctaaattttctgaattaaaaacaaataaatcataatatcattagtttcttttagatatctacaaattatataaatattatttagttttaaattttgataactatacaattttatatgatttttagtaattttgtacaagttgatataataatttaaccaaatgaaataaataatattttctcttaattttatgcttaattaatgatatttatattaattattagtcaaaataataaaatatataatattaataaattacattttaaaatataaaatttaactttaaaaaaattcatcactacacatggtgcatgaaaacacctagattaataattgtgacatagctactaaaattgatgacatgtcttatagattaatatgacatggacaattatatataatgttaatttatatttttgataaaatttttaaaatatgataataactcatatattatatttattatcgatttatatttttggactttttaaaaatatggcaataacgcataaatcatcattaaaataaatatattcaattatggcatttcaaattttgaaatatcatttaaattaaaaatatttcaaaaatatatacatatttttagaaaattataaaattaaataataaaatcaatataaatcgtaaaatcattagtttcttatatatatttacagattttataaatattgtttaattttaatttttgacaattctgaaattttacatatttatttaatatatttaattaaaataaatagatagaaaaatctacctaagattataattttagatatatacatgcacattcttaaatataattcaaaataaacaaaattgattttatcttaattttaatgttcagttaaatcaaatttatattaaaatattgataagaaaaaataaaatttataatattaataaaaaataaatataatttatatttatcttttaaaaaatattttaaaattcttttactgcacatggtgcagtaAAACACCTAGTAATGTTAATAAGAACAAATACCCATCCTTTTGACATCAAATACATGtactattaagaaaataaaaagaaaaggtatATTTGCCGGAAATTAACAAGAAACAAAATTGATGATAAAGATAGCACTGTCTTAATCTACATTAAAGCGAAAAGTATGTCTGAGAGTGGCCACATGTGCAATGATGGAAGCGTgacaaattaaaagaaatatctaCTGCCAATTTGAACTGTtttcaaagttaaaaaaaaaaagtaaattagtCAAATATATTACTCCGTTTcataatatttgatgttttaccttaatgcacaaagattaagaaaattatatttctttaataaaaaaatattttaaagatatcatttaaaatcaattagccaataataaaaaaactctgaaatttaattggttgaacagtttccaataaagctaaagtaaccttaaaatctcaaaacttcatctaatttgaaacaaaattatccttctaaaacatcatctattatgaaacggagggagtattatttcCAATTGATGAAAAAACCaacttttttcaatttttttttcgaaaaggAACTAAAAGTGGATCTGAACGATAGAGAGATTGAACACAAACATCAAGAAATTTTGAATAACACAAGAAAAGGATGTTGgaaatgaaaaaagaaatgGGCACACACAACGCACCAGCCAAGAAACGTAAACGCAACGGGAAGAACGAGGGCTTGAAACCCAACACCAGCGTTTAGGTTATGAAACGCGGCATAGTGAGCGTTTCCGTTACGAGACTCAGTGATAGGAAGCCAAGCGTCTTGTGGGTTGAGCTTAGTGAGATGGCCCACTTCCTCTAGATATCCTTTCATGTTGACAAGAACACGTTTCATAGGAGTTCCGATGGGACTCAAGAACCTCGGCGATATGAAGGAAGTAGGAGTCCATGCCGCCGACGAGGATTTAGTGGCGGGACGAGGAGATCTTTGACCGGACGGAGTTAGAATCTCTGGAGTGGAGACTCGCGGCGTCGCTGGCATTGATATTAGCTCTGTCTCGGGTCTCTCGTCCATCGTTCTATATCTCTATCTGAGCAGGTGGAAAAAGatggtttttgttttgctttttctttctcactatcactctctctctctcactctagTTTCTGGTCTCCATTGGGGTTGGGGATTTCTTATGAGGTTTTGgtccttttatttttatttttgtactttaTAATACTTTTAGGATTCGATTCcgacaaagaaaaaacaaagagtACTTTAATGGTCTTGAAGAAACTTGTATAATAAAGTAAATGACATATACTGTATTAACTGACACAAGATTACAACAAATGAATACAGACGCTCATAATCAAGAAACATGGCATGTTTCAAGCTTGTTGTACTAGTCCTTGCTACTAACATTGTGGCATTTTTCATGATGTGAAGAACAACTTGCAAAAATATAACATCAGTGATTGGAGATATTTTTTGGTggaatttaaaaagaaataccaATAGATATACATTGAAGACTTGGAATCAAATGTCTATccaataaaaaaatgaatttggCTTTCGTGACTTTAGAACCTGATA is part of the Raphanus sativus cultivar WK10039 chromosome 5, ASM80110v3, whole genome shotgun sequence genome and harbors:
- the LOC108856483 gene encoding lysine histidine transporter-like 8, producing the protein MDERPETELISMPATPRVSTPEILTPSGQRSPRPATKSSSAAWTPTSFISPRFLSPIGTPMKRVLVNMKGYLEEVGHLTKLNPQDAWLPITESRNGNAHYAAFHNLNAGVGFQALVLPVAFTFLGWSWGILSLTIAYIWQLYTLWILVQLHEAVPGKRYNRYVELAQAAFGERLGVWLALFPTVYLSAGTATALILIGGETMKLFFQIVCGPLCTSNPLTTVEWYLVFTSLCIVLSQLPNLNSIAGLSLIGAVTAITYSTMVWVLSVSQPRPATISYEPLAMPSLSGSLFSVLNALGIVAFAFRGHNLVLEIQSTMPSTFKHPAHVPMWRGAKVSYFFIALCIFPISIGGFWAYGNLMPSGGMLAALYAFHIHDIPRGLLATAFLLVVFSCLSSFQIYSMPAFDSFEAGYTSRTNKPCSIWVRSGFRVFFGFVSFFIGVALPFLSSLAGLLGGLTLPVTFAYPCFMWVLIKKPAKYSFNWYFHWGLGWLGVAFSLAFSIGGIWSMVTQGLKLKFFSPN